The sequence GGACTGGTCGGTCACCACCGCGCTGTCCGGGACCAGCGTGGCCTGGTACGGCTCGGAGCCCGGTATCCGGATGCGGCCGAATTGCCCGGGCGTGATGAAGAGGTCGCGGTTGGGGAAGGTCGCCCGTGCGCGGATCGTGCCGGAGCTGCGGTCGACCTGATTGTCGAGGAAGTCGAGACGCCCCTCGAGGGTCCATTTGGTCTCGTCGAAGAGATGCGCGAAGACGCCGAGTGCGCCGTCGCGTGCCGACTTGAACTTGCCGGTGGCCGCGGCGCGCTGATAGGCGAGCAGATCGGCTTCGCTCATGTCGAAGGTGAAGTAGATCGGATCGAGCGCCACGATGGTGGTGAGCAATGTCGTCGGTCCACCGGCGCCGCCGACGACGAGATTGCCGATGCTGACCTCGTGTCGGCTGGCGCGGCCGCCGACGGGCGCGGTGATGCGGGTGAAGTCGAGATCGAGCTGCGCCGAGCGGATGGCTGCCTTGGCCGTCTCCAGGACAGCCGCCGCGACTCGCTGCTCCTGTACGCGCTGGTCGTAGACGCTGCCGGCGACGAAGTCGCGTTCGCGCAGCTGGCCGGCGCGAGCCAGCTCCCGGGTCGCCAGCTCGAGGCGGGCATTGGCTTGGGCGAGCTGCGCTTGTACGGAGCTGAGCGCAATCTCGAAGGGCCGGGGATCGATGATGAACAGGAGATCGCCCTTGTTGACGATCTGTCCGTCCCGGAAGTTGATCGATTGCAGATAGCCGCTGACGCGCGCCCGCATCTCCACATACTCGACGGCGGCGAATTGACCGGTGAATTCGTCCCACTCGACGATCTCGCGCTGGAGCGGATGGCTCACGGTCACCGGCAAGGGCGCCGGTGCGGCCCGGGCGGCGCTGCTTTCTCCGCGGCTCCGGCCAAAGAACCAGAACGCAGCGAGAGCGGCGACGAGCAACAGCCCGACGGCCACAAGCAAGCCGCGAGGGCGCCCGGTCCCTGGCTCCACCTTTGACGAAGGCGGCGTGCCCGCGGGTGTGGCGGGGGATGG is a genomic window of Pseudomonadota bacterium containing:
- a CDS encoding efflux RND transporter periplasmic adaptor subunit, with protein sequence MPETVTPPSPATPAGTPPSSKVEPGTGRPRGLLVAVGLLLVAALAAFWFFGRSRGESSAARAAPAPLPVTVSHPLQREIVEWDEFTGQFAAVEYVEMRARVSGYLQSINFRDGQIVNKGDLLFIIDPRPFEIALSSVQAQLAQANARLELATRELARAGQLRERDFVAGSVYDQRVQEQRVAAAVLETAKAAIRSAQLDLDFTRITAPVGGRASRHEVSIGNLVVGGAGGPTTLLTTIVALDPIYFTFDMSEADLLAYQRAAATGKFKSARDGALGVFAHLFDETKWTLEGRLDFLDNQVDRSSGTIRARATFPNRDLFITPGQFGRIRIPGSEPYQATLVPDSAVVTDQSRKIVMTVKDDGTVVPKIVRPGPTSEGLRVIRSGLEASDMIIINGLVRARPGAKVAPQPGTITPSASD